One Chloroherpetonaceae bacterium DNA segment encodes these proteins:
- a CDS encoding class I SAM-dependent rRNA methyltransferase → MNKIYLRKGEEKRFLSGHPWVFSNELMDVPKVVTTGDLVALYSFHRKPLAVGFYNPKSLIAFRKLANLPLIGIEESAIDKNIEIENEGSLEIIFEVNLAFFETRIRKAQKLRELLYPSIETNAYRLVYSESDELPGLIIDRFGSALSVQIFSIGMEKHIDLICEALIKIFSPKLLVIRNESVLRELEGLETYKKMIVGSESEAEKGVEIFDSDLRFVIDLWNGHKTGFFLDQRENRKRIRRLSKGKNVIDVFTSDGGFALHAAKAGASQVLALDSSETALARIKTNAKLNGFTNIMTEKADAFERLEAMVAEGKSYDLVILDPPSLAKSKKNLSAAQQAYRKLNRLGLQLTKPGGVIATASCSHHLSETLFYEMLEKAITDFNSTVRVKKHVRILETASQAPDHPIHPIMPETKYLKFAILSVEDAS, encoded by the coding sequence TTGAATAAAATATATTTACGAAAAGGGGAAGAAAAACGATTTCTTTCCGGACATCCGTGGGTCTTTAGCAATGAATTAATGGATGTTCCTAAAGTGGTAACCACCGGCGATCTCGTTGCTTTGTATTCCTTTCATCGGAAACCGCTCGCAGTAGGGTTTTATAATCCTAAGTCCCTAATTGCCTTTCGAAAACTTGCCAATTTGCCTCTAATCGGGATCGAAGAGTCTGCAATAGATAAGAACATCGAAATTGAAAATGAAGGGAGTCTTGAAATCATATTTGAAGTGAACTTGGCTTTTTTTGAAACCCGGATTCGAAAAGCGCAAAAGCTTCGCGAATTGCTTTATCCTTCAATCGAAACCAACGCGTATAGATTGGTTTATTCTGAATCGGATGAGCTCCCGGGACTGATTATTGACCGCTTCGGAAGTGCACTTTCGGTTCAGATCTTTTCAATCGGAATGGAAAAGCATATCGACTTGATTTGTGAAGCATTGATTAAAATCTTTTCGCCGAAATTATTGGTGATTCGCAATGAATCGGTGCTTCGGGAGCTTGAGGGGCTTGAGACTTACAAAAAGATGATTGTTGGTTCAGAAAGCGAAGCGGAAAAGGGTGTCGAGATTTTCGATAGCGATTTGCGTTTTGTGATTGATTTGTGGAACGGTCATAAAACCGGGTTCTTTTTAGATCAACGTGAAAATCGAAAACGCATTCGGCGACTTTCAAAAGGAAAAAATGTGATCGATGTCTTTACAAGCGATGGCGGTTTTGCGCTGCATGCCGCAAAGGCGGGGGCAAGTCAGGTGCTTGCTCTTGACAGCAGTGAAACTGCTTTGGCTCGCATCAAAACCAATGCGAAATTGAACGGCTTTACAAACATCATGACAGAAAAAGCAGATGCATTTGAAAGGCTGGAAGCAATGGTGGCAGAGGGGAAATCGTATGACCTTGTCATTCTTGACCCACCGTCGCTTGCAAAATCAAAAAAGAATCTTTCTGCGGCACAACAGGCTTATCGGAAATTGAATCGGTTGGGGTTGCAACTGACAAAGCCGGGCGGCGTGATTGCAACAGCGTCGTGCTCGCATCATTTGAGTGAAACACTGTTTTATGAAATGCTTGAAAAGGCAATTACCGATTTCAACAGCACGGTAAGGGTAAAAAAGCATGTGAGGATTTTAGAGACGGCCTCTCAAGCACCCGATCACCCCATTCATCCAATCATGCCTGAAACCAAATATTTGAAATTTGCGATTCTTTCGGTGGAGGATGCATCTTAA
- a CDS encoding mechanosensitive ion channel family protein, with product MESLNLFLEQWNTSLEANPLLFGIVRAVLILVVSYPIAIGLKLILALSHKLIFAKTDTNIDDKIVTILKDHAAAFCFVLALKYALMEFQLALPETSKRTNDAIEVLRHIAFIGLVFVAARVIGKIIREGVDWYLHNLPSHLESKQIASIAPFIRRGLQLVSIAIVLVIVLDHFDINIGSLLVSLGVGSLAVALAAQDTLANIIAGIIIAVDKPFRVGDRVQLFDGKIGDIHEIGLRSTKIKDFDNNLVILPNAELIRSRIINFAYPNDPIRVLVLFSVAYGTDLSKVREIVLKLATAAPDYSDAFPSGMQVMDLQDSGVLCRLETFVTDFTKRFDTEVMLREQIHTELCNAGIAFALPRRVLLFPEKGDEGRGTDLTLVMKQPPSAP from the coding sequence ATGGAAAGTTTAAATCTATTTCTTGAACAGTGGAACACTTCGCTCGAAGCTAACCCGCTTCTATTTGGTATTGTTCGCGCTGTTTTGATCCTCGTGGTAAGTTACCCGATTGCAATTGGATTGAAGTTGATTTTGGCGCTCTCACATAAGCTTATTTTTGCAAAAACTGATACGAACATTGATGATAAAATCGTAACGATTCTTAAAGATCACGCGGCTGCATTTTGTTTCGTCTTGGCGCTTAAGTATGCCTTAATGGAATTTCAATTGGCTTTGCCCGAAACCTCAAAGCGAACGAATGATGCCATTGAAGTGCTAAGACACATTGCCTTTATTGGGTTGGTATTTGTTGCAGCACGGGTAATTGGAAAAATTATTCGTGAAGGCGTGGATTGGTATTTGCACAATTTGCCCTCACACCTTGAGTCAAAACAAATTGCAAGTATAGCCCCCTTTATTCGGCGGGGGTTGCAACTCGTTAGTATCGCAATTGTGTTGGTCATCGTACTTGATCACTTTGATATAAACATTGGCAGTTTGCTCGTTTCGCTTGGTGTGGGCTCGCTTGCTGTGGCACTCGCGGCACAGGATACACTTGCGAACATCATTGCAGGTATCATTATTGCCGTTGATAAGCCGTTTCGTGTTGGCGACAGAGTGCAATTGTTTGACGGGAAGATTGGGGATATACACGAGATCGGATTGCGCTCAACAAAGATTAAGGATTTTGATAACAACTTGGTGATTTTGCCAAACGCGGAACTGATACGAAGCCGTATCATTAACTTCGCTTACCCCAATGATCCCATCCGTGTTTTGGTGCTCTTTTCAGTGGCTTATGGAACTGATCTAAGCAAGGTAAGAGAGATAGTCTTGAAATTAGCAACCGCCGCACCTGATTACAGCGATGCCTTTCCAAGCGGAATGCAAGTAATGGATTTGCAAGACTCCGGAGTCCTATGCCGTTTAGAAACTTTTGTAACTGATTTTACCAAAAGGTTCGATACCGAGGTGATGCTTCGCGAGCAAATTCATACAGAACTCTGCAATGCAGGGATTGCATTTGCTCTTCCAAGGCGAGTGTTACTTTTTCCTGAAAAGGGAGATGAAGGCAGGGGAACCGATCTCACTCTTGTAATGAAACAGCCGCCCTCTGCTCCATAA
- a CDS encoding SRPBCC family protein, with translation MTTELNPSLTSTNSFSVGADYTADYLVPVERIRLMNFLSNPETFERYMPNVEAVRYEGKSDKGAALYQWIYLIPMPFASPLRLEIPTVYEKADFALYHRARRIDLPNFMQCELKFNLGKDENETLVSMHLEIQLHRSSGFDIHPLAYVMGERFISSQMRNQMEEIATTFLQKSVEAIYLASSESSPS, from the coding sequence ATGACCACTGAACTCAATCCATCCCTTACTTCAACAAATTCCTTCTCTGTAGGCGCAGATTACACCGCTGATTATCTCGTTCCGGTTGAGCGGATTCGGCTCATGAATTTCCTTTCTAACCCAGAGACTTTTGAGCGATATATGCCCAATGTCGAAGCTGTTCGTTATGAAGGGAAAAGCGATAAGGGAGCGGCTCTTTATCAATGGATATATCTAATTCCAATGCCTTTTGCCTCGCCGCTTCGTTTAGAGATTCCAACAGTTTACGAAAAAGCAGATTTTGCGCTTTACCATCGGGCGCGGAGAATAGATTTGCCCAATTTTATGCAATGTGAGTTGAAGTTCAACTTGGGTAAAGATGAAAATGAAACGTTGGTATCGATGCATTTGGAGATTCAATTACACCGATCAAGCGGATTCGACATTCATCCTTTAGCGTATGTTATGGGAGAGCGTTTTATTTCGTCTCAAATGCGAAATCAAATGGAAGAGATTGCCACCACTTTTCTTCAAAAGAGTGTGGAAGCAATTTATTTAGCATCTTCTGAATCAAGTCCGTCTTAA
- a CDS encoding GntG family PLP-dependent aldolase, giving the protein MIDLRSDTVTKPSKELLLKIFNEESLGTLLDSIGDDVFAEDKATTACEAFVADLLGKESALFVTSGTMANQLGVRVNTNEGDEVIVEAESHIFHYETAAPAVLSRVQLSPVKGENGILTAEMIKSALRPKADWYPSPALICLENTHNRAGGRILPLDGIAAISELAKRHNLKMHLDGARLWNASVASGISVKEYAKHFDTVSVCFSKGLGAPIGSIFAGSKEAIAKARRIRKMWGGGMRQSGIIATMAKKSLEENYQALKNDHENAQKLAAAFSANSCFQIDLSSVETNIVAVDVSRCENREAGVIDYFKKNEVLVSSIKPGMIRLVTHKDFSNVMIQTVCRLIQSYPSI; this is encoded by the coding sequence ATGATTGATTTACGCAGCGATACTGTTACAAAGCCTTCGAAAGAATTGCTTCTAAAGATTTTCAACGAAGAGTCGCTTGGTACTTTGCTTGACTCAATCGGTGATGATGTATTTGCCGAAGACAAGGCCACAACGGCATGTGAAGCTTTTGTAGCGGATTTATTAGGAAAAGAATCGGCCTTATTTGTAACCAGTGGTACAATGGCCAATCAACTCGGCGTGAGGGTAAACACCAACGAGGGCGATGAAGTTATTGTTGAGGCAGAGTCACACATATTTCATTATGAAACGGCAGCGCCGGCTGTGCTTTCACGCGTGCAGCTTTCGCCGGTGAAAGGTGAAAATGGAATTTTAACCGCTGAGATGATTAAAAGTGCCCTGCGGCCAAAAGCAGATTGGTATCCCTCGCCTGCGCTCATTTGCCTTGAAAATACACATAACCGCGCAGGAGGAAGAATTTTGCCTCTTGATGGAATTGCGGCAATCAGCGAACTTGCAAAACGACACAACCTAAAAATGCATTTGGATGGTGCGCGGCTTTGGAATGCTTCGGTAGCAAGTGGAATTTCAGTAAAAGAATATGCCAAGCATTTTGATACGGTGTCAGTTTGCTTTTCAAAAGGTTTGGGAGCACCGATAGGTTCAATCTTTGCAGGCTCAAAAGAAGCGATTGCGAAAGCGCGGCGTATCCGAAAAATGTGGGGCGGTGGAATGCGGCAATCGGGCATTATTGCAACGATGGCGAAAAAGTCTTTGGAAGAAAATTATCAAGCACTAAAAAACGATCATGAGAACGCCCAAAAGCTTGCTGCTGCATTTTCTGCCAATAGCTGCTTTCAAATTGATCTTTCAAGTGTCGAAACGAACATTGTAGCGGTTGATGTAAGCCGCTGCGAAAATCGCGAAGCCGGCGTAATCGATTATTTCAAAAAAAATGAGGTGCTTGTCTCAAGCATTAAACCCGGAATGATTCGACTTGTGACTCATAAAGATTTTAGCAATGTAATGATTCAAACGGTGTGCCGTTTGATCCAAAGTTATCCTTCGATCTAA
- a CDS encoding glycosyltransferase family 1 protein — protein sequence MHIAFVLLGNVSQDTGGRNYLINFIKAAATLNREEKWGHRFTLYLSPKQRHLIDSVLTDDFTVVEVPFSYSNALLKVFAEQVLMPFYLLVSNADIAYFPGNFITLFSPKSNAVAIRSMLYYHYPEAIDKARLYFRKFLTPPSAKLSQIIITPSEDIKNDVVNFLGIDASKIKVINHGVDTEMFQKNYHDEERESVFMKYGINKPFITYASALWRYKNQDKLILAFERLLKEKGLDYQLLIVGKGLATADAYEIELRELVKSRGLEGRVIFTGQLSHSELKYLYKYARVFAYPSGYESFGNPLFEAWASGVPVVSANVHSFPEMTENGACALMMNPRDVDAIFNALYEASTNEATRQRLIENGAQRVAGFSWKKCVRETIKSIESLIAKT from the coding sequence GTGCATATTGCTTTTGTTCTTCTAGGGAATGTCTCGCAAGATACCGGCGGGCGAAATTACTTGATAAATTTTATTAAGGCCGCTGCAACCTTAAACCGTGAAGAAAAGTGGGGTCATCGATTTACACTCTACCTCAGCCCCAAGCAACGACATTTGATAGATTCAGTTCTTACAGATGATTTTACTGTGGTTGAAGTGCCGTTCAGCTACAGCAATGCACTTTTAAAAGTATTTGCAGAGCAAGTATTGATGCCATTCTACTTGCTTGTATCAAATGCTGATATCGCTTACTTTCCCGGGAATTTCATCACCCTTTTTTCTCCAAAGAGCAATGCCGTCGCCATTCGCAGTATGCTGTATTATCATTACCCCGAAGCCATTGATAAAGCAAGGCTTTACTTCCGAAAATTTCTAACCCCACCTTCCGCAAAACTTTCGCAAATCATAATCACGCCTTCGGAGGACATTAAAAACGACGTGGTGAATTTTTTGGGCATTGATGCTTCAAAAATTAAGGTCATCAATCACGGCGTGGATACGGAGATGTTCCAAAAGAATTATCATGATGAAGAACGAGAATCCGTTTTCATGAAATATGGAATCAACAAACCCTTTATCACCTATGCCTCGGCATTGTGGCGATATAAAAATCAAGACAAATTGATTCTTGCCTTCGAAAGGTTATTGAAAGAAAAGGGATTGGATTATCAGCTGTTGATTGTTGGGAAAGGACTTGCGACAGCCGATGCCTACGAAATTGAACTGAGGGAGTTGGTTAAATCTCGCGGGCTTGAAGGCCGCGTCATATTTACCGGGCAGCTTTCACACAGCGAACTCAAATATCTTTACAAATATGCGCGTGTTTTTGCCTACCCAAGCGGCTATGAAAGTTTCGGTAATCCGCTCTTCGAAGCGTGGGCATCGGGTGTGCCGGTGGTTTCGGCCAATGTTCACTCGTTTCCTGAAATGACAGAAAATGGCGCGTGTGCACTGATGATGAATCCGCGCGATGTCGATGCAATCTTTAATGCCCTTTACGAGGCCTCAACCAATGAAGCTACGCGTCAAAGGCTCATTGAAAATGGGGCACAGCGTGTCGCCGGCTTTTCGTGGAAGAAATGCGTGCGTGAAACGATAAAATCAATCGAATCCTTGATTGCAAAGACATAA